In Deltaproteobacteria bacterium, the genomic stretch GTTCCGATTTTGTCGCTAACGTCTCGCATGAACTGCGTACGCCGCTCACGGCTATCAAAGGCTATGCCGAAACCCTGCTCAATGGTGCGCTCAAGGAACCGGAAACAGCGGCGCGTTTCTTGACCATCATCGATCGACACTCCGAACGGCTGAGCCGGCTGATCGATGAACTGCTGACGCTGTCCAACCTGGAGCTGGGAAAAACGGAATTGCGCCGCGAAATCGTCCTCCTGGCCGAACTTGCCAGCGATGTGCTCGAAGTAGTGAAAGACAAAGCCGAACGCGGCGGCGTGCAACTGCAACATACCGTTCCCCTCGACCTTCCCGCCTTGACAGCGGACGGTGATCGCCTGCAGCAAGTCCTTCTCAACTTGGTGGATAACGCCATCAAATATACCCCAGCCGGTGGAACGGTTGTCGTGTCGGCGCGAACAGTCTTCACCCCGACCTCCACAGTGCAGAGCGGGGATGGCAGCGAAACGGAAGTCGCATTACCGGGCGACTGGGTGGAGGTCAGCGTGACCGATACCGGCTGCGGCATCCCGGCGGCAGACCTTCCGCGCCTCACTCAACGCTTTTATCGAGTGGATAAAGCCCGTTCGCGAGAACTCGGAGGCACGGGGCTTGGACTCGCGATCGTCAAACACATCGTCCAAGGACACGGCGGCTTTCTCCACATCGAAAGCCAAGTACAGCAGGGCACCACCGTGCGGCTGTTCCTCCCTTTTCCCGTTTCGCCGACACCAGAACGAGGCCTCGGTAAGCCAACTTGACGCCCCGGACCATGCCGCAATTGACGCCAGCCCGTGAGTAGGGCAGAAGGGGGCGAATCTTCTGGAGGAACAGGCATGGAATTGGTGGTCTTTCTTATCGTCGTCGCGCTGGTCTTCGATTTCATCAACGGCTTTCACGATGCCGCAAACTCGATCGCTACGGTCGTTTCGACCCGCGTGCTTTCGCCTTCTCAGGCAGTGGCCTGGGCGGCTTTCTTCAACTTCGTCGCGGCGTTCGGCTTTGGCGTGCACGTGGCGACGACAGTAGGCAAGGGGGTCGTCGATCCCGCTGTGGTGGATGCGCACGTGATCTTCGGTGGATTGATGGGGGCTATCGTGTGGGACCTAATCACGTGGTTTTATGGCATCCCTTCTAGCTCTTCGCATGCTTTGATTGGCGGCTTCGCCGGGGCCGCCATCGCAAAAGCCGGGTTCGCGGCAGTCATCCTCTCGGGCTTTACCAAGACGGCAATCTTCATTGTCCTCTCGCCGATCATCGGTTTGGTGCTCGGCGTCACGCTCGTCGTCATCGTGTTGAACTTGTTCTGGCAAGCGACACCGGGACGGGTCGATAAATATTTTCGTCGCTTGCAGTTGGTCTCGTCCGCGTTTTACAGCCTCGGGCATGGGACCAATGACGCGCAGAAGACGATGGGCATCATTGCGATTCTCCTCTTCAATGCTGGCTATTTAGGTTCGACGTTCTACGTGCCGTTCTGGGTGATTCTTCTCTGCCACGCCGCGCTTGGGTTGGGCACGCTCTTTGGCGGCTGGCGTATCGTGCGTACGATGGGGATGCGTATTACCAAACTGCAGCCTGTCGGCGGATTCTGTGCTGAAACCGCAGGTGCCATTACTTTGCTGGGGACCGCTTACGCGGGCATCCCGGTCAGCACGACCCACACGATTACCGGTGCGATTGTGGGCGTTGGTGCCGCGCGGCGGCTTTCCGCCGTGCGTTGGGGAGTGGCACGGACGGTCTTATGGGCCTGGGTGCTAACGATCCCCTGTTCGGCACTCATTGCCGCCTTCGCCTATCTGCTGAGCGACCGGGTGTTGTCGATGATTTTTTGAGAGCATTCAGCCGTTAGCGTTCAGCTTCGGAACAAAGAAATTCTGTTGGGCTGACCGCTCTTTTCTAGCTGTTCTTGAGAACCACCCCTTCGATCACGTTCGCGACATCCTCACAGCTATCGATGGCGTCCTCGATCGATTCGTAAATCTCTTTCCACTTCAACACCTCAAGTGGATCGTCTCCCCGTTCGAAGAGTTTGGCGATGGCCGAGCGGTACACGAAGTCGCCTTCGTTCTCTAAGCGATTGATCTCGATACAGCGCTGCAGGATGGAGTTCGATCCTTTCATATCGCGCAGCTGACCGATCGTATCGCGCACTTCTTTCGTGGCGCGCGAGAGGATATCGGCGAGCAGGGTCGCATCCTCTTTCACGCTTTGTACGCGATAAAGAGAGAATTTGTCCGCCGCCGCCTCGACATGATCGAGGATGTTGTCGAGCGAACAGATCAATCCGTGAATGTCCTCGCGATCGATCGGGGTGACGAACGTCTTGTTGAGTTTCGCGACAGTTTCATGGGTAATCAGATCCGCTTCGTGCTCGACGTCTTTGATCCGCTTCGCCTTGAGTGGGACGTTGATAAAATCCCTTACTAGGTCTTCGAGGAGTTGCACTCCCTCGTAGACTTTCGCGGCGCCGCGCTCGAAAAGATCGTAAAAATTGGTGTCTTTCGGAAAAAGTCCCATGGGATGCTCCTCTTTTTTAAGATTGTTGCTGTGCGTTCTCATTATGAACAGACTTCCGTACCCAAGCCAGGGCATCCTCTCGCGTGAGCAGGCGGCCTTCGAGCTGCGCCTCCTCCACCGCATTGAGCACTTCTTTGAAGCGCGGTCCCGGCGGCAGCCCGAGCGCGATGAGGTCTTTGCCGGTCACCAAGCGCGGCGGTGCTATCTGCTCGGGACCGAGTTCGACAAGCTTTTGCTGGCAAAACTCATAGGGGCGCAGGTCGCCGCTGGAAGATAAAGCGTCGAGCCGCGCCAATGCGAGCAGCTCCGTTATGCCTTCTTCCCGCAGTAGACGCTTGAGCGTGGCGGCGCGCATCTCCGGCGCGGTCAAGACACGCAGATGATTTTTCACCAGGTACTCGACGCGCTCCCACGTGGAGCGCGACCGCTTCAGCCGCTGGCAGATCTCCACCGCCAGCTCCGCGCCTTGTTCGCAGTGTCCATAAAAAGTGACGCGTTCGCCTTTCTGCCCTTGGCACAGCGGCTTGGCGACATCGTGCAGCAATGCGCCGAGCGCGAGCGTTTCCGTGGGACGATCCAGTTTGTCGAGCAGCAGCAGCGTATGAACGAACACATCGCCTTCGGGATGAAAATCCGGAGACTGCTCTACTCCGCGCATGGTCTCGATTTCCGGCAAGATGACGCGCAAGAGTCCACTTTCAGATAGCAGCTCGAACGCGCGCCGCGCCTTTCCCTGCGTGAGAATTTTGACGACCTCGTCGCCGATCCGCTCCCAGGCAATGTCGACAATCGTCGGGGCAAGCGCCCGAATCGCGGCAAAAGTGTCCCCGGCAATAGTAAAATCGAGTCGCGATGCCAGGCGTATAGCTCGCAGCAGGCGCAGTCGATCTTCGGAAAACCGCGCGTGCGGATCGCCGATGGCGCGAATGACGCCTGCGGCAAGATCCTGCCGACCTTCGACGTAGTCGATGATGTGCTCGGTGACCGGGTCGTAGAACATGCCATTGATGGTGAAATCGCGGCGTAGAGCGTCCTCGCGCGGATCGCTGAAACGGACGTTCGTCGGGTGGCGGCCGTCGAGATACACGCCATCGGAACGGAACGTGGCCACCTCGACCTGGTGCTCGCCGTCGAGAACGAGGACGACGCCGAACTGTGCGCCCACCGGAACCGTGCGGTCGAACAAGCGCTGCACGTCGTCCGCGCGGGCGCTGGTCGCCACGTCGAAATCTTTCGGTTCATGACCGAGCAGCTTATCGCGCACGCATCCGCCGGCGAGATAGGCGACGAAGCCGTGCTCGCGCAGGGTGTGGACGATGGCTCTGGCGTGGCGTTCGTGCGGATTCATATCGGCTGACATTCTCTTTGGCGATTCTTCTCAAAATCAGGCAATGACCCGATGACGCAATCTCTCAATGGCTCAATTCTTCAATCAACGCCTTTGCCTCTTGCAGATCTTTCGTGTCAAACCCTTCCGTAAACCAGCCGTAGATCTCGGACAACATCTGGTGAGCTTCGGCTCGCTTGCCTTGCTGTTGCCACAGCCGCGCTAAACTCACCGTTGCTCTCAGCTCCAGCGACTTGGCCTGCTGCCTTCTCGCAACTTCGAGGGCCTTGAGAAAGCATTCTTCGGCCTCCACCGCCGCTTGGGGGGTGGAAACTTGAAACTTGGAACCTGGAACTTGAAACTGTTGCAGCGTCAGCTCGCCCTTGAGTCGATACAGCTCCGCCTCCCACAGACCTTCTCCAGTTTTGCGAACGACATCGAACGCTTCGGCGAGCGTGTTGAGTCCTTCCTCGATTTGTCCTCGTCTGCTATACGCTTCGATCGGCAAGGTAAGAAAATACGCTGCCCCCACACCGGACCCCAGGGCTCGCCAAGCGCTCAGTCCTTGGCGCATCTGTGTAATCCCCTCCTCTTCCTGGCCTTGCTCCGCCAGCGCCCAGCCCCGCATCATGGTTCCCTCTGTCAACCAGTACGGCAGTTCGTGTTCGTTGGCGATCTGAAGCATTGCCTCGGCTTGTTCCTGAACTTCTAGTCCCTCGCGACGCCACAGATGTACTTTGGCGACAAGGTTAAAAGCCCAGGGCAAGCTGGAAGTGTGAGACAACTCCTGGGCTAGGGCAAGCGCTTCGGGCGCTTTCTTCACCGCCTGCTCCGGATAACCTAGAAGCCACAAGCTCCAAGCCAGATAGGTAAGACAAAGTACCCCAGGGTCCTGAGTGGTGCGGGAGACACGGGGACTGTGGAGTTGGGGATCATAGAGCGTAAAGGCCTGCTCTAAGTGATCGAGGGCTGGAACAAACTCTCCTAGAAAGTACAGGGTGATCCCCATCCCCATGTGAGCCAACAAGAGAGACGTAGTGCCTTGCACGCTCTGGGCAAGACGAAGCCCTTGCTCTGCCAGCTTGCGAGCCATTTGGTAGTCTCCCTGAGACGTATAAGCTGCTCGCAGTCCGAACAGCACAGGGAGGAGCTGCGGTGTTTCTCCCAATTGCCGACACAACTCCAGTGCTCGGGCATACGTGTCTTTCACTTCTGGAGACCCATTCCCTTTGTGAGCAACGAGTGGCGGACCCAGGGTAAGTTGTAACCTGAGTTCTTGCTGCGTGCGCTCAGGAGTGTCAGGTAAAGTCTTGAGCACCTCCAGCCCTTTGGTGAGGTGACTAATCGCCTCGGCATTAGCCGAACGTTGCACGGCGCGCTGCCCTGCCTTCTGCCAGTAGGGAATCGCCTGCTCTTTGAGCCCCGCTTCGGTGTAGTGATGGGCCACCAGTTCAGGTTGGGTCTCAACCGTCTCGGGAAACCGGTCCGCCAACACCTGGGCAATCTGCTGATGCAGTTGCTGACGCTTGCTCTTCAGTAACGATTGATACGCCGTATCCTGAATGAGCGCATGCTTGAAAATGTAGGTCGCCTGTGGGAGTAATCCGCGCTGGTACAGCAACTCGGCCTCGACTAATTGTCGCAGCCCCTGTTGGAGCGCCGCCTCGGCTGAGAAGGAGACGGCGTGCAGCAGCTCATACGAAAATTCTCGTCCCAACGTCGCACCGAGCTGAGCGATCTCTTTCGCTAGCCCGAGTCGATCCAGCCGCGCCATCAGGGCATCTTGTAAGGTAGCAGGAATGCCCAATTGTAGGGGCAATTCATGAATTGCCCCTACGGATTCCATGACCGTCTTGGTCAACTCTTCGACAAACAACGGTACCCCATCCGTCTTGGCGACAATCTGTTGCACTACCTCCACAGGGAGAGACTTACCGCCAGTGACCCTCTCTACTATTGCCTCGACATGTGGGCGTCCCAAGCGACTGAGGGTGAGCGGAGTGAGATAGGAACGTGGACTCCACGGCGGCGTGAACTCCGGTCGAAAGGTCAGCATGGCAAACATTCGGACCCTAGGGACTTGCTCCAAGAACAGGGTGAGCACTTCGAGTGTGGAAGGATCAGCCCAGTGCAGATCTTCCCACGCGCAGTACACAGTAGCTCTCTCGGATTCCTCAACAATCCACGCCACCAACGCTTCTTGGGTTTTTTGTTTCTGCTTCTGCGGACTCAAGGTCAACGATAAAGTCCCCGCAGCCTGAGGCAACGAAAGCAATGCGGCGAAGAGCTGTAAGGTGTCAGCCTGCGGAAACCGATATCTTGTGAGCGCCTGTTGGAGCTTGCTGAGCTTGGCCTGGGGCGTCTCGTCTCGCGTCCACTGCAACAACCGTTGGAGATGCTCAGTGATAGGGTAGAAGGCACTGTTTTGGTGATAGGGGGAACAGCGAAACTCAATGCGTGTGGCACCCTCGGCCAACACTTGTTCTTTAAGCGCTTGCACCAAGCGGGATTTGCCAATGCCAGCCTCACCGCTGAGTAGCACCACCTGGCCCGCGCCGTCGTTGGCTTGCGTCCAGCGCTGCTGTAATAATCCCAGCTCTTCCTCGCGTCCGACTAACGGAGTCAAGCCAGCACTGACCGCCGCCTCAAAGCGGCTCTGCGCTGCACTCTCCGCAACGACTCGATAGACCGCTAGAGGAGTAGAGATACCTTTGAGGGTCTGCGGTCCCAGGTCCTGACACGCAAACAAGCCGTGCACCAAGCGCTGTGTCGCTGCGCTCATAACCACCGAGTCAGGCTCAGCTATGCCCTGGACGCGGGCGGCAATGTTGGGTGTCTCGCCGAGGGCCAAAATCTCGCGCTTCTCGCCGCTGCCGATTTCGCCAATGACAACTAAGCCGGTGTGGATGCCGATGCGCACCTGCAATCCCCTCGCCCCTTGGGGGAGAGGGCTAGGGTGAGGGGAATCTGGAGATGATCCTGTTCCACTACCCTCCCCCCGACCTTCTCGCTGGGAGGGAGCGGGAGACAGACGGTGCATCGCCGCGATAATCTCCAACCCCGTCCGCACGGCGCGCCGCGCGTCATCTTCATGCGCCGCTGGATAGCCGAAGTAGACGAGCAAGCCATCGCCCAAATGTTGCGCGATATGTCCGTCGTATCGGCGGATCACACCGGTGCAGGTCTCTTGATACGCCCGCACTACCTCGCGCAGCTCTTCGGGGTCGAGTCGCTCAGAGAGCGCGGTCGAACCCACCAGGTCACAGAACATCACAGTGAGTTGCCGACGTTCGGCTGCATCTTGTTTGGACGCTAGACCGATTTTCTCCGGTTCTCCGGTTCCCCGATTCTCCGGTTCCCTCTCACCAGCCCACACAAGCACGGCCCCATCCTCATCGATTGCAAGTTTTCTCGCCTGGATCAGTTCGACCTTGAGGTCTTCGACATAATCATCGTCAAGCTCAAACTCTCGCTTGAGCGCCCGATAAGAGACTCGGGTCTGGCGCTGCAGCAATTCCAGCACCTGTTCGACTACAGCTGAGAACTTCATGGCGAATGCACGCTCGGGTTGAATTTCTGACTTCGCGGATCATATGTCTGTCGGGTTGGGCCGTGCAAGTCCGACGCACCCAGAGAAACATCGTCATACGAACATCCTTCCTTGATGTTAAGAGCCGTCGGCTGGGATGAGGCACCGCCGAATCCCAGCGACTCAGTTCAGAAAATGATGAATGCAAAATGATGAAGGGGGAGACAGGCTGTAGGCTTGAGGCCGAAGGGGGGAACGGGGAAAAGGCGAAAAGCGGCTTAGATCGCGCACCGAAGGAAACACGCCCATCCATCGGTAAAGCTGCCGAAACTCCCATTATCCAATTTCGCCCGATTCCCCTATAGTTGGCCCATGCGAATCTCCACCTGCGGTTTTGCCGTTGTTGTCACTACGCTCTTCGTCGTGAATACGCATCTCAGCCATGGTGCCACCTGGGGGGAGGTGCGCCTCCGCTCTTGCTCTCCGAACGCCGACAATGCGGTTGCGATCCGGGCCGCTATGCAGAAGTTGCCACGCGGCGGGTCGATTATTCTCCCGGCCCAGGACTGTCCGATGAGCACAACAGTGACACTCTCGGCCTCCAACATTCCCTACGAGTTCCTCGGTCGAGCGGCCAGCGAGGCCGGCCAAGCAGCCCAAGGCACGGTCCTGCGCTGGACGGGCGGGGCCGGAGCGATGTTCGATATTCAGACCGACGCACGCAACGCGGTGTTCCGCGACCTCCAGATCGATAATACCGGCTCGGCCACGCACTTCCTGCGGGCCGACTTCGTGAATTACGTCACGCTGGAGAACGTGATGGTCCGTCCCACGAACGGCTTCTCGGCCTGGGCTATCGAACTTTGTCAGACGACCCGTTGCGAACACGTCAACCTGACGAACGTTATGGTGCGCTCGGGTCAAGTGACAGGGAGCGGCGGCGGCATCTGGGCGGCGCGGGTGCACGATTTCTCGGCCCTCCAACTCTCGGCGATCGGCAACGTCGGAGTCACCAGCCTCGCTCCGGCGTTGCGGATTGGCGTTCCAGGCTCCACCGATGTGATCAATTTTCTCTGTCTCCAGTGTTCGCTCGGTACTGGCCCGAACCTGAATACGGTGGTGGTAGAGCAGGCACGCATGCTCAAATTTGTCGGCGGTCACTTCGAGAGCGACGGCACCGGAGCAGGGCTGGATATTCCCTCGGGAGCGAACGCCGAGCAGGTCATTTGCGACGGCTGCTACTTTTCGAGCGGTTGGAGTGGCACCCTTTCCTCGTGCGCCCTCCGTGTGAATTCTTCGTCGGCGAACGTCGCGGTCTATGACAGTTACATGATCCAATTCGACAATCCCTCATACTTGGTTTGCAACTCCAGCAGCCGCCAAATCGTCGCGTTCAATAATCATCTCGCGGTCTCGGGGGGACGACTGACGGATAACTACACGGCAGGCAATGTGCTCGCGGTGCACAACACACTCGCCGGTGTCGTCCAGCCGCTTTTGCTGCCGCGCTTCGCCTTTGCCGATCTTTCGTCGGACCAGCCGAACGGCGTGGTCGCGTTCTGCTCGGATTGCACCACCACGACCCCATGCATAGGTGGCGGGAGCGGTGCCATCGCCAAGCGTCTCGACAGCGCTTGGGATTGTCACTGAAGAAGCCCCGGGCAAGAGGACTTTCCATAAAGCGGCAGGCGAAGACAGCATGGTCTTTGCAGGCTGGTCAGACCGCGTATAATCCCAGTGTTCTTTTCACTGCGACGACCGGAAATCTTCCGACCGCGAACCATGGCAGTGAAGCGAGCGACCACGACAATCGTCCAATCGTTTTATCGGCTCGACCGACTACCGCGCAACGCTGCCTGATGGCAGGGAGGAGACGTTCTCAGTGAAAGCTTACCGTACGGAATCACCTTACTATTTCTCGTCGCGACAACTTTTACCGGTGGGATCTTTGGTGTTTTTCTCCGAGAAGATCAGGCGCTATGTAAACCCAACTGGCGGGGTCTTGCTCGACGGACATCCGCGCCTGCAATTACTTTCGGAAACCGAGGGAGGCGCGCTAGAAGAGCGTTGGCGCGATGCCCTCGCTCGCTATTAAGCAGATCCGGTTGGAAGGTAACTCAACCAAGCGAGAAGAGAACGACCCACGCCGAATGAGACGGAACAGCTCAAGCCGTCTCGGCGTCAGCTCAAGCCGTCTCGGCGTCAGCGCCCGAGCCACATCCGCCAAACTCGGAAAGATTAGCTCGGTTCCCTCTATTCGCACCTGCTTCCCCTCGCTCGCAGTTCTTTCTAGATCCTTGAGGCGCTATTCTTCTACCTTTGCCAATAGGTATCTTCAGGTTCAAGTCTGCCGCGTCAAGGGCAGACTTTCATATTTTTCCTCCTCGAATCCGCTGCTGAATAAGTTCGATAGCATTGTGGAAATCCGCGACAAATCCAGTGCGTGAAGCAGGGAAGTAATGGACTTAAACCGAAAGAAGCCTTCCGCAAGACAAATGGTCTGATGTCAGATATTTGAAGACTGCGCATAATTCGGAGGCCAAAATTGGCCGGTTTCTGAAGCTTCTTGAAGTCAGCTATGGGCATCTGGCTCAAAAATAGTCGGCCAAAGCCAAAAACCATTGAAAATTCAGGGCTTAGAATTACGCGCACGCTTCAGATATTTGGTAACATCCCAGTTCCTCCAAGAGGTACGG encodes the following:
- a CDS encoding inorganic phosphate transporter; amino-acid sequence: MELVVFLIVVALVFDFINGFHDAANSIATVVSTRVLSPSQAVAWAAFFNFVAAFGFGVHVATTVGKGVVDPAVVDAHVIFGGLMGAIVWDLITWFYGIPSSSSHALIGGFAGAAIAKAGFAAVILSGFTKTAIFIVLSPIIGLVLGVTLVVIVLNLFWQATPGRVDKYFRRLQLVSSAFYSLGHGTNDAQKTMGIIAILLFNAGYLGSTFYVPFWVILLCHAALGLGTLFGGWRIVRTMGMRITKLQPVGGFCAETAGAITLLGTAYAGIPVSTTHTITGAIVGVGAARRLSAVRWGVARTVLWAWVLTIPCSALIAAFAYLLSDRVLSMIF
- a CDS encoding AAA family ATPase, which codes for MKFSAVVEQVLELLQRQTRVSYRALKREFELDDDYVEDLKVELIQARKLAIDEDGAVLVWAGEREPENRGTGEPEKIGLASKQDAAERRQLTVMFCDLVGSTALSERLDPEELREVVRAYQETCTGVIRRYDGHIAQHLGDGLLVYFGYPAAHEDDARRAVRTGLEIIAAMHRLSPAPSQREGRGEGSGTGSSPDSPHPSPLPQGARGLQVRIGIHTGLVVIGEIGSGEKREILALGETPNIAARVQGIAEPDSVVMSAATQRLVHGLFACQDLGPQTLKGISTPLAVYRVVAESAAQSRFEAAVSAGLTPLVGREEELGLLQQRWTQANDGAGQVVLLSGEAGIGKSRLVQALKEQVLAEGATRIEFRCSPYHQNSAFYPITEHLQRLLQWTRDETPQAKLSKLQQALTRYRFPQADTLQLFAALLSLPQAAGTLSLTLSPQKQKQKTQEALVAWIVEESERATVYCAWEDLHWADPSTLEVLTLFLEQVPRVRMFAMLTFRPEFTPPWSPRSYLTPLTLSRLGRPHVEAIVERVTGGKSLPVEVVQQIVAKTDGVPLFVEELTKTVMESVGAIHELPLQLGIPATLQDALMARLDRLGLAKEIAQLGATLGREFSYELLHAVSFSAEAALQQGLRQLVEAELLYQRGLLPQATYIFKHALIQDTAYQSLLKSKRQQLHQQIAQVLADRFPETVETQPELVAHHYTEAGLKEQAIPYWQKAGQRAVQRSANAEAISHLTKGLEVLKTLPDTPERTQQELRLQLTLGPPLVAHKGNGSPEVKDTYARALELCRQLGETPQLLPVLFGLRAAYTSQGDYQMARKLAEQGLRLAQSVQGTTSLLLAHMGMGITLYFLGEFVPALDHLEQAFTLYDPQLHSPRVSRTTQDPGVLCLTYLAWSLWLLGYPEQAVKKAPEALALAQELSHTSSLPWAFNLVAKVHLWRREGLEVQEQAEAMLQIANEHELPYWLTEGTMMRGWALAEQGQEEEGITQMRQGLSAWRALGSGVGAAYFLTLPIEAYSRRGQIEEGLNTLAEAFDVVRKTGEGLWEAELYRLKGELTLQQFQVPGSKFQVSTPQAAVEAEECFLKALEVARRQQAKSLELRATVSLARLWQQQGKRAEAHQMLSEIYGWFTEGFDTKDLQEAKALIEELSH
- a CDS encoding PAS domain-containing protein, which encodes MPWRNSVLFPILLFPCLALGALTVYLLCSFFMPVATLLPLRLFAVFIGVAAALMALVYGRRLHQRLLSLQHFLDVAPSRELPPSLPVWNEDEVGALERGFQRLVSRFHEEVRALQNEGKKLAAVLQSMAEGVIVIDPAGNVVLCNRAAQDLFGLSLAQEWRGKPVQAFSRHPVLPELLREVANRRPGDAPASREFEVEGTYPRYLSASAMPVYGEGTMVSGYVLVFHDLTQIRRLEAVRSDFVANVSHELRTPLTAIKGYAETLLNGALKEPETAARFLTIIDRHSERLSRLIDELLTLSNLELGKTELRREIVLLAELASDVLEVVKDKAERGGVQLQHTVPLDLPALTADGDRLQQVLLNLVDNAIKYTPAGGTVVVSARTVFTPTSTVQSGDGSETEVALPGDWVEVSVTDTGCGIPAADLPRLTQRFYRVDKARSRELGGTGLGLAIVKHIVQGHGGFLHIESQVQQGTTVRLFLPFPVSPTPERGLGKPT
- a CDS encoding DUF47 domain-containing protein — translated: MGLFPKDTNFYDLFERGAAKVYEGVQLLEDLVRDFINVPLKAKRIKDVEHEADLITHETVAKLNKTFVTPIDREDIHGLICSLDNILDHVEAAADKFSLYRVQSVKEDATLLADILSRATKEVRDTIGQLRDMKGSNSILQRCIEINRLENEGDFVYRSAIAKLFERGDDPLEVLKWKEIYESIEDAIDSCEDVANVIEGVVLKNS
- a CDS encoding CCA tRNA nucleotidyltransferase, giving the protein MSADMNPHERHARAIVHTLREHGFVAYLAGGCVRDKLLGHEPKDFDVATSARADDVQRLFDRTVPVGAQFGVVLVLDGEHQVEVATFRSDGVYLDGRHPTNVRFSDPREDALRRDFTINGMFYDPVTEHIIDYVEGRQDLAAGVIRAIGDPHARFSEDRLRLLRAIRLASRLDFTIAGDTFAAIRALAPTIVDIAWERIGDEVVKILTQGKARRAFELLSESGLLRVILPEIETMRGVEQSPDFHPEGDVFVHTLLLLDKLDRPTETLALGALLHDVAKPLCQGQKGERVTFYGHCEQGAELAVEICQRLKRSRSTWERVEYLVKNHLRVLTAPEMRAATLKRLLREEGITELLALARLDALSSSGDLRPYEFCQQKLVELGPEQIAPPRLVTGKDLIALGLPPGPRFKEVLNAVEEAQLEGRLLTREDALAWVRKSVHNENAQQQS